The following proteins are co-located in the Brevibacillus laterosporus DSM 25 genome:
- a CDS encoding DUF4183 domain-containing protein: protein MAITKPFVTSRRFVSTAGAGTGTAFAIAATAFTDDAGAAATAFPTFTYYNLYINGVLQLANTSTASTTGIGIPGGNVLDSGVPIIVVFVIT, encoded by the coding sequence ATGGCTATTACCAAACCCTTCGTTACATCCAGAAGATTTGTGTCCACAGCAGGAGCTGGTACAGGTACAGCATTTGCGATTGCAGCTACAGCTTTTACCGATGACGCTGGTGCAGCTGCTACAGCATTTCCAACATTTACTTATTACAATCTTTATATTAATGGTGTGCTTCAGTTGGCTAATACCTCGACTGCCAGCACCACTGGAATTGGTATTCCTGGAGGTAACGTTCTCGATTCAGGGGTACCTATTATCGTTGTTTTTGTAATAACCTAG